One genomic window of Bacteroidota bacterium includes the following:
- a CDS encoding nitroreductase produces the protein MNYDLSVFVAIQKRKSIRTYEKTDIDNNVTADIIKILNTDNTGPFANRARFSIIRTDDYKDQNARLGTYGFIGGASRFIVGAVQKNDPMNLEDYGYILESKILHFTQMGLGTCWIGGSLRRSEFAKTITLKEDEVIPAITPIGYSKDGYDFRDNLIRIVAGSKHRKPWKELFFDEDFSRPFPNDDSQGFSRVLEMVRLAPSASNRQPWRLIRQGTLFHFYLFRRNPDKVSASDVDLQRIDMGIAYCHFELSARELGLRGKWLINKPGIVLDASMEYCASWEWIHFHI, from the coding sequence ATGAATTATGACCTTTCAGTATTTGTTGCCATTCAGAAAAGGAAGTCCATTCGGACATATGAAAAGACAGACATTGACAATAATGTAACTGCTGATATTATTAAAATTCTTAACACTGATAATACGGGCCCATTCGCTAACAGAGCCCGTTTCAGTATTATCAGAACTGATGATTACAAGGATCAGAATGCCCGGCTTGGAACATATGGTTTTATCGGCGGCGCTTCCAGATTTATTGTAGGTGCAGTGCAGAAAAATGATCCAATGAACCTGGAGGATTATGGCTATATCCTGGAATCAAAGATTCTTCATTTTACGCAAATGGGATTGGGGACATGCTGGATTGGAGGATCATTACGAAGAAGTGAATTCGCAAAAACCATCACATTGAAAGAGGATGAAGTTATCCCCGCCATTACACCTATAGGATATAGTAAAGATGGTTATGATTTCAGGGATAACCTGATCAGGATAGTGGCTGGTTCTAAACACCGAAAACCCTGGAAAGAACTTTTTTTTGATGAAGATTTTTCCAGACCTTTTCCAAATGATGATTCACAGGGTTTTTCAAGAGTCCTTGAAATGGTGCGGCTTGCTCCCTCAGCAAGTAATCGCCAGCCCTGGAGATTGATCAGACAGGGAACCCTGTTTCATTTTTATCTTTTCAGAAGAAATCCTGACAAAGTTTCAGCATCTGATGTTGATCTACAGCGGATTGATATGGGCATTGCATACTGTCATTTTGAATTATCTGCCCGGGAGCTTGGACTTCGGGGAAAGTGGTTGATAAATAAACCCGGAATTGTTTTAGATGCTAGCATGGAATATTGTGCATCGTGGGAATGGATTCATTTTCATATTTGA
- a CDS encoding DUF47 family protein yields the protein MAISFFPRIIKFFELFKKQNNILLESSSLLSDLFGDYTNISEKCGKIIKNELAGNDISKEIAKSLSLTFITPIDREDIFAINMAQENVLNSIRAIATRIGLYNFENIRPGALDLVQKMKTILEEISVMLGTLSTRKDVEQSTKKVKEIKLEADMMLLVSLGEIYENPAENTKELLNLIKWAHIYDRIEEALASTEFLANTIEGISLKNA from the coding sequence ATGGCTATAAGTTTCTTCCCAAGGATCATTAAATTTTTTGAATTGTTTAAAAAGCAGAATAACATTCTGTTAGAAAGCTCATCCCTGTTAAGCGATTTATTCGGGGATTATACCAATATCTCTGAGAAATGCGGGAAGATCATAAAAAATGAACTGGCGGGGAATGATATTTCAAAGGAAATAGCAAAGTCATTATCGCTCACTTTTATAACTCCTATAGACAGGGAAGATATCTTTGCGATCAACATGGCACAGGAGAACGTTTTAAATTCCATACGTGCCATTGCGACGAGGATCGGTCTGTATAATTTTGAGAATATCAGGCCGGGAGCTTTAGATCTGGTCCAGAAGATGAAAACAATACTTGAAGAAATTTCTGTCATGCTGGGCACATTGAGCACCAGAAAAGATGTTGAACAATCCACTAAAAAAGTTAAGGAGATAAAACTTGAAGCCGATATGATGTTGCTTGTATCTCTTGGTGAGATCTACGAAAATCCTGCTGAAAATACAAAGGAATTACTGAACCTGATCAAATGGGCACATATTTACGACCGAATTGAAGAAGCCCTTGCAAGTACAGAATTTTTAGCAAATACCATTGAGGGAATATCTTTGAAAAATGCCTGA
- a CDS encoding inorganic phosphate transporter, translating to MPDIQILLVLIILIAIIFDYTNGVHDSANAIATVVSTKVLSPRQAVMMAAVLNLLGAFLGTHVASTIGKGIVNAEMIANNQVLILAALVGAIIWNLITWFFGLPSSSSHALIGGLIGAAIGYKGWASLNYSTIIDKIIIPLFMSPIAGFIGGYLLMLMLAWITYNYKPRKVSKMFRKLQIVSAAFMALSHGNNDAQKTMGIITLALLLFHVIPAFEVPLWVKISCALAMTIGTANGGWKIIKTMGHKIFRMVPIHGFAAETSASLVIMSASLFGAPISTTHVISSSILGVGSSKRISAVRWMVAGNMVVAWILTIPASAIAGAICFYIFSLF from the coding sequence ATGCCTGACATTCAAATTCTTTTAGTCTTAATTATTCTGATTGCCATCATTTTTGATTACACAAATGGTGTTCATGACAGTGCCAATGCCATTGCGACAGTTGTATCGACAAAGGTGTTGTCCCCGCGACAGGCGGTAATGATGGCAGCAGTGTTGAATCTTCTTGGCGCTTTTCTGGGAACGCATGTTGCATCGACCATCGGAAAAGGTATTGTCAATGCTGAAATGATTGCTAATAATCAGGTACTCATCCTCGCCGCACTGGTGGGGGCAATAATCTGGAACCTGATAACATGGTTTTTCGGACTTCCTTCCTCATCTTCACATGCCCTGATTGGTGGGCTGATTGGCGCAGCGATTGGGTATAAAGGCTGGGCATCGCTAAATTATTCAACCATCATTGATAAAATAATCATTCCGCTCTTCATGTCGCCTATAGCAGGATTTATTGGTGGTTACCTTTTAATGCTGATGCTGGCATGGATAACTTACAACTATAAGCCAAGAAAAGTTAGCAAGATGTTCCGCAAGCTTCAGATCGTTTCGGCCGCTTTCATGGCCTTGAGCCATGGCAATAATGATGCGCAGAAGACGATGGGAATCATAACTCTGGCTCTCCTCCTGTTTCACGTCATTCCGGCCTTTGAGGTGCCTTTATGGGTAAAAATATCCTGTGCCTTGGCAATGACAATCGGTACTGCCAACGGGGGCTGGAAAATAATCAAGACAATGGGTCATAAGATCTTTAGAATGGTACCTATTCATGGTTTTGCCGCTGAAACTTCCGCTTCTCTGGTCATCATGTCTGCTTCCCTTTTTGGCGCTCCCATAAGTACAACCCATGTCATTTCCTCTTCTATTCTGGGTGTGGGATCTTCCAAGAGAATATCAGCTGTCAGGTGGATGGTGGCAGGGAATATGGTCGTTGCCTGGATTCTGACAATACCCGCATCTGCCATTGCCGGGGCGATTTGTTTTTATATTTTTAGTCTTTTCTGA